Proteins found in one Triticum urartu cultivar G1812 chromosome 4, Tu2.1, whole genome shotgun sequence genomic segment:
- the LOC125553306 gene encoding membrane protein PM19L-like, which produces MAGVGRNMVAPLLVLNLIMYLIVIGFASWNLNHFINGLTNRPGVGGNGATFYFLVFAILAGVVGAASKLAGVHHVRTWHGDSLATSASSSLVAWAITALAFGLACKEIHIGGYRGWRLRVLEAFVIILAFTQLLYVLALHSGLFGNQFGNHAGGYGAEHGGYGAGDPHNKGMGTGGVARV; this is translated from the coding sequence ATGGCGGGCGTGGGTCGGAACATGGTGGCGCCGCTGCTGGTGCTGAACCTCATCATGTACCTCATCGTCATCGGCTTCGCCAGCTGGAACCTTAACCACTTCATCAACGGCCTCACCAACCGGCCCGGCGTCGGAGGCAACGGCGCCACCTTCTACTTCCTCGTCTTCGCCATCCTCGCCGGGGTCGTGGGCGCCGCATCCAAGCTCGCCGGCGTGCACCATGTCCGCACCTGGCATGGGGACAGCCTCGCCACCTCCGCGTCCTCCTCCCTGGTTGCCTGGGCGATTACCGCCTTGGCTTTCGGGCTGGCATGCAAGGAGATCCACATCGGCGGGTACCGTGGGTGGCGCCTCCGGGTGCTGGAGGCGTTCGTCATCATCCTGGCCTTCACGCAGCTGCTCTACGTGCTGGCGCTGCACTCTGGGCTGTTTGGCAACCAGTTTGGTAACCATGCTGGTGGATACGGCGCGGAGCACGGCGGGTATGGCGCCGGCGATCCGCACAACAAGGGCATGGGCACCGGCGGCGTCGCCAGGGTCTGA